The following are from one region of the Microbacterium sp. cx-55 genome:
- a CDS encoding amidohydrolase family protein, which translates to MNPIVLYSAALVVPITAPPIPSGAIAVRGDRILHVGDGAWVRRELRERGLDFDEVHWPGVLMPGLVNAHTHLQYSGMGSVGEGRYQGFDDWARSFTPVYDAGRDWAADAAAGAAAMITAGTTAVADIATDASASGALHDARLHGITYWEVMSWTNAAWATRGRAEVEAALDALPAPPGTGLSPHAPYSLDIEPLLEIPDIVRERGGRIHLHLGEAALEREFAHTHAVAWQDRKPESFRQLRDAGYGVGATEFVDALGVLGPDCHIAHGVYMTARDRAILRARGTTVALCPRSNEVIGLDEPPVAAYLAEGNPIAVGTDSRASSPSLDLMGDVAALHRIARAQGYANRDLPEQLLRAATLGGAHAMGLDTGPERIGYLAVGAVADLAFFDIAASDPFDTLEGLVTDGAGRAAATVVAGEPRFASPAFTQQTGVTV; encoded by the coding sequence ATGAACCCGATCGTGCTGTACTCGGCCGCCCTCGTGGTGCCGATCACCGCGCCCCCCATCCCCTCCGGCGCCATCGCCGTCCGGGGCGACCGCATCCTGCACGTCGGCGACGGCGCGTGGGTGCGCCGCGAACTGCGCGAGCGCGGCCTCGATTTTGACGAGGTGCACTGGCCGGGCGTGCTCATGCCCGGACTCGTCAACGCGCACACGCACCTGCAGTACTCGGGCATGGGGTCGGTCGGCGAGGGGCGGTATCAGGGCTTCGACGACTGGGCGCGCTCGTTCACGCCGGTCTACGACGCCGGCCGGGACTGGGCAGCGGATGCGGCGGCGGGAGCGGCGGCGATGATCACGGCCGGCACGACCGCGGTGGCAGACATCGCCACCGACGCATCAGCCAGCGGCGCGCTCCACGATGCGCGGCTGCACGGCATCACCTACTGGGAGGTGATGAGCTGGACGAACGCCGCGTGGGCGACCCGCGGGCGCGCCGAAGTCGAGGCCGCGCTCGATGCGCTCCCGGCCCCGCCCGGCACGGGACTCTCGCCGCACGCGCCGTACTCCCTCGACATCGAACCCCTCCTCGAGATCCCCGACATTGTGCGCGAGCGCGGCGGCCGCATCCATCTCCACCTCGGTGAAGCGGCGCTCGAACGCGAGTTCGCGCACACTCACGCGGTCGCCTGGCAGGACCGCAAACCCGAGAGTTTCCGCCAGCTCCGCGACGCCGGGTACGGGGTCGGGGCGACCGAGTTCGTCGACGCGCTCGGGGTGCTCGGCCCCGACTGCCACATCGCGCACGGCGTCTATATGACCGCGCGGGACCGGGCGATCCTCCGGGCTCGCGGCACGACGGTCGCGCTCTGCCCGCGCTCGAACGAGGTCATCGGCCTCGACGAGCCGCCGGTCGCGGCCTACCTCGCCGAGGGCAACCCGATCGCCGTCGGCACCGACTCCCGTGCGTCCAGCCCGTCGCTCGACCTGATGGGCGACGTGGCCGCGCTGCACCGCATCGCCCGCGCGCAGGGGTACGCGAACCGCGACCTGCCCGAGCAGCTGCTGCGGGCGGCGACGCTCGGCGGCGCGCACGCCATGGGGCTCGACACCGGCCCGGAGCGCATCGGCTACCTCGCCGTCGGCGCGGTCGCCGATCTGGCCTTCTTCGACATCGCGGCGAGCGATCCGTTCGACACGCTCGAGGGCCTCGTCACGGATGGTGCCGGGCGTGCCGCCGCGACGGTCGTTGCCGGCGAGCCGCGCTTCGCGAGCCCCGCATTCACACAGCAGACAGGAGTCACCGTATGA
- a CDS encoding adenosylhomocysteinase translates to MQTAERIVRRFARRTNLLIAGRPARIRRPLDAGIAPLAAELERMLRALGAVIVTDSAGAGTVEYAFDLLPAGADPVDVPLLLDGAPLPDRGDAAGRIAFAGAHMPVSRRVAAGLDLRGLRVGVAMVLEPKTAQLALLLRAAGAEVAVYAHPDETDADVAAALRADGMPVDADAALSGERERQSALGFLRRGFDVLIDDGSHLIRLAHEVDPAIVDGWIGANEETTSGLTPLRAMERAGALRIPVLAVNDALTKTRFDNRYGTGQSCVFAIADLLDEVGISLRDQPALVIGYGPVGEGVAAQLAAFGAEVRVAETDPVRALVARHDGFVVEPALVAAPDALVVSATGVPETVTVGIRTAARIVAVAGGVPGEVDLAGAELSPVSRLDGAVLRHVERVSPGGALLIDRGGGVNITGAEGNPIEIMDLSFAVQLAALDHLVRTRPPIGVHALPAEIDDVVARAALDARGVAIDLRPDPLAAGSGAPSDWYSPRYDRPGTPDPSGTLDGATTPDPGAPAVRAPATERPA, encoded by the coding sequence ATGCAGACCGCCGAGCGGATCGTCCGTCGGTTCGCCCGTCGCACGAACCTGCTGATCGCCGGGCGACCCGCCCGCATCCGCCGCCCGCTCGACGCCGGGATCGCGCCCCTCGCGGCGGAGCTCGAGCGGATGCTGCGCGCCCTGGGCGCCGTGATCGTGACGGATTCCGCGGGGGCTGGAACCGTCGAGTACGCGTTCGACCTGCTCCCGGCCGGTGCGGATCCCGTCGACGTTCCCCTCTTGCTGGACGGCGCCCCGCTCCCCGATCGCGGCGACGCCGCGGGGCGGATCGCGTTCGCCGGGGCGCACATGCCCGTGTCGCGCCGGGTCGCCGCGGGACTCGATCTCCGCGGGCTCCGGGTGGGCGTGGCGATGGTGCTCGAACCGAAGACGGCTCAGCTCGCGCTCCTTCTGCGCGCGGCCGGCGCCGAGGTCGCGGTCTACGCGCATCCGGACGAGACGGATGCGGACGTCGCCGCCGCGCTCCGCGCCGACGGCATGCCCGTCGATGCGGATGCGGCGCTGTCGGGCGAACGCGAGCGGCAGAGCGCGCTCGGGTTTTTGCGACGCGGCTTCGACGTGCTGATCGATGACGGCTCGCACCTGATCCGGCTCGCGCACGAGGTGGACCCCGCGATCGTCGACGGCTGGATCGGCGCGAACGAGGAGACCACGAGCGGGCTGACGCCGCTGCGGGCGATGGAACGCGCCGGCGCCCTCCGCATCCCCGTGCTCGCGGTCAACGACGCGCTCACCAAGACCCGGTTCGACAACCGGTACGGCACCGGGCAGTCCTGCGTCTTCGCGATCGCCGACCTGCTCGACGAGGTCGGAATCTCGCTCCGCGACCAGCCGGCACTCGTGATCGGGTACGGCCCGGTCGGCGAAGGGGTCGCCGCGCAGCTCGCCGCGTTCGGCGCCGAGGTGCGGGTCGCCGAGACCGACCCGGTGCGCGCGCTCGTCGCGCGCCACGACGGTTTCGTCGTCGAGCCCGCGCTCGTCGCCGCGCCGGATGCGCTGGTGGTGTCGGCGACGGGCGTTCCGGAGACCGTGACCGTCGGCATCCGGACGGCCGCACGCATCGTCGCGGTCGCGGGCGGGGTGCCGGGCGAGGTCGACCTGGCAGGAGCCGAGCTGTCGCCGGTGTCCCGGCTCGACGGTGCGGTGTTGCGGCACGTGGAGCGCGTGTCGCCGGGCGGCGCACTGCTCATCGATCGCGGCGGCGGGGTGAACATCACCGGCGCAGAGGGCAACCCGATCGAGATCATGGACCTCTCGTTCGCCGTGCAGCTCGCCGCGCTCGATCACCTCGTGCGCACGCGCCCCCCGATCGGGGTGCATGCCCTTCCCGCCGAGATCGACGATGTCGTCGCCCGTGCGGCGCTCGACGCTCGAGGCGTCGCCATCGACCTCCGCCCCGATCCGCTCGCAGCCGGGTCGGGGGCGCCGTCCGACTGGTACTCCCCGCGCTACGACCGCCCCGGCACCCCCGACCCGTCGGGCACGCTCGATGGCGCGACTACCCCTGATCCCGGCGCGCCCGCTGTCCGCGCCCCTGCGACGGAAAGACCCGCATGA